A section of the Papio anubis isolate 15944 chromosome 4, Panubis1.0, whole genome shotgun sequence genome encodes:
- the POT1 gene encoding protection of telomeres protein 1 isoform X1, producing MSLVPATNYIYTPLNQLKGGTIVNVYGVVKFFKPPYLSKGTDYCSVVTIVDQTNVKLTCLLFSGNYEALPIIYKNGDIVRFHRLKIQVYKKETQGITSSGFASLTFEGTLGAPIIPRTSSKYFNFTTEDHKMVETLRVWASTHMSPSWTLLKLCDVQPMQYFDLTCQLLGKAEVDGASFLLKVWDGTRTPFPSWRVLIQDLVLEGDLSHIHRLQNLTIDILVYDNHVHVARSLKVGSFLRIYSLHTKLQSMNSENQTMLSLEFHLHGGTSYGRGIRVLPETNSDVDQLKKDLESANLTANQHSDVICQSEPDDSFPSSGSVSLYEVERCQQLSATILTDHQYLERTPLCAILKQKAPQQYRIRAKLRSYKPRRLFQSVKLHCPKCHLLQEVPREGDLDIILQDGATKTPDVKLQNTALYDSKIWTTKNQKGRKVAVHFVKNNGILPLSNECLLLIEGGTLSEICKLSNKFNSVIPVRSGHEDLELLDLSAPFLIQGTIHHYGCKQCSSLRSIQNLNSLVDKTSWIPSSVAEVLGIVPLQYVFVMTFTLDDGTGVLEAYLMDSDKFFQIPASEVLMDDDLQKSMDMIMDMFCPPGIKIDAYPWLECFIKSYNVTNGTDNQICYQIFDTTVAEDVI from the exons aTTATTGCTCAGTTGTAACAATTGTGGACCAGACAAATGTAAAATTAACTTGCCTGCTCTTTAGTGGAAACTATGAAGCTCTtccaataatttataaaaatggagaTATTGTTCGCTTTCACAGGCTGAAG ATTCAAGTATATAAAAAGGAGACTCAGGGTATCACCAGCTCTGGCTTTGCATCTTTGACGTTTGAGGGAACTTTGGGAGCCCCTATCATACCTCGCACTTCAAGCAAGTATTTTAACTTCACTACTGAGGACCACAAAATGGTAGAAACTTTACGTGTTTGGGCATCTACTCATATGTCACCGTCTTGGACATTACTAAAATTGTGTGATGTGCAGCCAATGCAGTATTTTGACCTGACTTGTCAGCTCTTGGGCAAAGCAGAAGTGGACGGAGCATCATTTCTTCTAAag GTATGGGATGGCACCAGGACACCATTTCCATCTTGGAGAGTCTTAATACAAGACCTTGTTCTTGAAGGTGATTTAAGTCACATCCATCGGCTACAAAATCTGACAATAGACATTTTAGTCTACGATAACCATGTTCATGTGGCAAGATCTCTGAAG GTTGGAAGCTTTCTTAGAATCTATAGCCTTCATACCAAACTTCAATCAATGAATTCAGAGAATCAGACAATGTTAAGTTTAGAGTTTCATCTTCATGGAGGTACCAGTTATGGTCGGGGAATCAGGGTCTTGCCAGAAACTAACTCTGATGTGGATCAACTGAAAAa GGATTTAGAATCTGCAAATTTGACAGCCAATCAACATTCAGATGTTATCTGTCAATCAGAACCTGATGACAGCTTTCCAA GCTCTGGATCAGTATCATTGTATGAGGTAGAAAGATGTCAACAGCTATCTGCTACAA TACTTACAGATCATCAATATTTGGAGCGGACACCACTGTGTGCCATTTTGAAACAAAAAGCTCCTCAACAATATCGCATCCGAGCAAAATTGAGGTCATATAAGCCCAGAAGACTATTTCAGTCTGTTAAACTTCATTGCCCTAAATGTCATTTACT GCAAGAAGTTCCACGTGAGGGTGATTTGGATATAATTTTGCAGGATGGTGCAACTAAAACCCCAGATGTCAAGCTTCAAAATACAGCATTATACGATTCAAAAATCTGGACcactaaaaatcaaaaaggacGAAAAGTAGCAgttcattttgtgaaaaataatggTATTCTCCCACTTTCAAATGAATGTCTACTTTTGATAGAAG GAGGTACACTCAGTGAAATTTGCAAACTCTCGAACAAGTTTAATAGTGTAATTCCTGTGAGATCTGGCCACGAAGACCTGGAACTTTTGGACCTTTCAGCACCATTTCTTATACAAGGAACAATACATCACTATgg aTGTAAGCAGTGTTCTAGTTTGAGATCCATACAAAATCTAAATTCGTTGGTCGATAAAACATCGTGGATTCCTTCTTCTGTGGCAGAAG TACTGGGTATTGTACCCCTCCAATATGTGTTTGTTATGACATTTACACTTGATGATGGAACAGGAGTACTAGAAGCCTATCTCATGGATTCT gACAAATTCTTCCAGATCCCAGCATCAGAAGTTCTAATGGATGATGACCTTCAGAAAAGTATGGATATGATCATGGATATGTTTTGTCCTCCAGGAATAAAAATTG atgcATATCCGTGGTTGGAATGCTTCATCAAGTCATACAATGTCACAAATGGAACGGACAATCAAATTTGCTATCAGATTTTTGACACCACAGTTGCAGAAGATGTAATCTAA
- the POT1 gene encoding protection of telomeres protein 1 isoform X2, translating to MSLVPATNYIYTPLNQLKGGTIVNVYGVVKFFKPPYLSKGTDYCSVVTIVDQTNVKLTCLLFSGNYEALPIIYKNGDIVRFHRLKIQVYKKETQGITSSGFASLTFEGTLGAPIIPRTSSKYFNFTTEDHKMVETLRVWASTHMSPSWTLLKLCDVQPMQYFDLTCQLLGKAEVDGASFLLKVWDGTRTPFPSWRVLIQDLVLEGDLSHIHRLQNLTIDILVYDNHVHVARSLKVGSFLRIYSLHTKLQSMNSENQTMLSLEFHLHGGTSYGRGIRVLPETNSDVDQLKKDLESANLTANQHSDVICQSEPDDSFPILTDHQYLERTPLCAILKQKAPQQYRIRAKLRSYKPRRLFQSVKLHCPKCHLLQEVPREGDLDIILQDGATKTPDVKLQNTALYDSKIWTTKNQKGRKVAVHFVKNNGILPLSNECLLLIEGGTLSEICKLSNKFNSVIPVRSGHEDLELLDLSAPFLIQGTIHHYGCKQCSSLRSIQNLNSLVDKTSWIPSSVAEVLGIVPLQYVFVMTFTLDDGTGVLEAYLMDSDKFFQIPASEVLMDDDLQKSMDMIMDMFCPPGIKIDAYPWLECFIKSYNVTNGTDNQICYQIFDTTVAEDVI from the exons aTTATTGCTCAGTTGTAACAATTGTGGACCAGACAAATGTAAAATTAACTTGCCTGCTCTTTAGTGGAAACTATGAAGCTCTtccaataatttataaaaatggagaTATTGTTCGCTTTCACAGGCTGAAG ATTCAAGTATATAAAAAGGAGACTCAGGGTATCACCAGCTCTGGCTTTGCATCTTTGACGTTTGAGGGAACTTTGGGAGCCCCTATCATACCTCGCACTTCAAGCAAGTATTTTAACTTCACTACTGAGGACCACAAAATGGTAGAAACTTTACGTGTTTGGGCATCTACTCATATGTCACCGTCTTGGACATTACTAAAATTGTGTGATGTGCAGCCAATGCAGTATTTTGACCTGACTTGTCAGCTCTTGGGCAAAGCAGAAGTGGACGGAGCATCATTTCTTCTAAag GTATGGGATGGCACCAGGACACCATTTCCATCTTGGAGAGTCTTAATACAAGACCTTGTTCTTGAAGGTGATTTAAGTCACATCCATCGGCTACAAAATCTGACAATAGACATTTTAGTCTACGATAACCATGTTCATGTGGCAAGATCTCTGAAG GTTGGAAGCTTTCTTAGAATCTATAGCCTTCATACCAAACTTCAATCAATGAATTCAGAGAATCAGACAATGTTAAGTTTAGAGTTTCATCTTCATGGAGGTACCAGTTATGGTCGGGGAATCAGGGTCTTGCCAGAAACTAACTCTGATGTGGATCAACTGAAAAa GGATTTAGAATCTGCAAATTTGACAGCCAATCAACATTCAGATGTTATCTGTCAATCAGAACCTGATGACAGCTTTCCAA TACTTACAGATCATCAATATTTGGAGCGGACACCACTGTGTGCCATTTTGAAACAAAAAGCTCCTCAACAATATCGCATCCGAGCAAAATTGAGGTCATATAAGCCCAGAAGACTATTTCAGTCTGTTAAACTTCATTGCCCTAAATGTCATTTACT GCAAGAAGTTCCACGTGAGGGTGATTTGGATATAATTTTGCAGGATGGTGCAACTAAAACCCCAGATGTCAAGCTTCAAAATACAGCATTATACGATTCAAAAATCTGGACcactaaaaatcaaaaaggacGAAAAGTAGCAgttcattttgtgaaaaataatggTATTCTCCCACTTTCAAATGAATGTCTACTTTTGATAGAAG GAGGTACACTCAGTGAAATTTGCAAACTCTCGAACAAGTTTAATAGTGTAATTCCTGTGAGATCTGGCCACGAAGACCTGGAACTTTTGGACCTTTCAGCACCATTTCTTATACAAGGAACAATACATCACTATgg aTGTAAGCAGTGTTCTAGTTTGAGATCCATACAAAATCTAAATTCGTTGGTCGATAAAACATCGTGGATTCCTTCTTCTGTGGCAGAAG TACTGGGTATTGTACCCCTCCAATATGTGTTTGTTATGACATTTACACTTGATGATGGAACAGGAGTACTAGAAGCCTATCTCATGGATTCT gACAAATTCTTCCAGATCCCAGCATCAGAAGTTCTAATGGATGATGACCTTCAGAAAAGTATGGATATGATCATGGATATGTTTTGTCCTCCAGGAATAAAAATTG atgcATATCCGTGGTTGGAATGCTTCATCAAGTCATACAATGTCACAAATGGAACGGACAATCAAATTTGCTATCAGATTTTTGACACCACAGTTGCAGAAGATGTAATCTAA
- the POT1 gene encoding protection of telomeres protein 1 isoform X3, translating into MVETLRVWASTHMSPSWTLLKLCDVQPMQYFDLTCQLLGKAEVDGASFLLKVWDGTRTPFPSWRVLIQDLVLEGDLSHIHRLQNLTIDILVYDNHVHVARSLKVGSFLRIYSLHTKLQSMNSENQTMLSLEFHLHGGTSYGRGIRVLPETNSDVDQLKKDLESANLTANQHSDVICQSEPDDSFPSSGSVSLYEVERCQQLSATILTDHQYLERTPLCAILKQKAPQQYRIRAKLRSYKPRRLFQSVKLHCPKCHLLQEVPREGDLDIILQDGATKTPDVKLQNTALYDSKIWTTKNQKGRKVAVHFVKNNGILPLSNECLLLIEGGTLSEICKLSNKFNSVIPVRSGHEDLELLDLSAPFLIQGTIHHYGCKQCSSLRSIQNLNSLVDKTSWIPSSVAEVLGIVPLQYVFVMTFTLDDGTGVLEAYLMDSDKFFQIPASEVLMDDDLQKSMDMIMDMFCPPGIKIDAYPWLECFIKSYNVTNGTDNQICYQIFDTTVAEDVI; encoded by the exons ATGGTAGAAACTTTACGTGTTTGGGCATCTACTCATATGTCACCGTCTTGGACATTACTAAAATTGTGTGATGTGCAGCCAATGCAGTATTTTGACCTGACTTGTCAGCTCTTGGGCAAAGCAGAAGTGGACGGAGCATCATTTCTTCTAAag GTATGGGATGGCACCAGGACACCATTTCCATCTTGGAGAGTCTTAATACAAGACCTTGTTCTTGAAGGTGATTTAAGTCACATCCATCGGCTACAAAATCTGACAATAGACATTTTAGTCTACGATAACCATGTTCATGTGGCAAGATCTCTGAAG GTTGGAAGCTTTCTTAGAATCTATAGCCTTCATACCAAACTTCAATCAATGAATTCAGAGAATCAGACAATGTTAAGTTTAGAGTTTCATCTTCATGGAGGTACCAGTTATGGTCGGGGAATCAGGGTCTTGCCAGAAACTAACTCTGATGTGGATCAACTGAAAAa GGATTTAGAATCTGCAAATTTGACAGCCAATCAACATTCAGATGTTATCTGTCAATCAGAACCTGATGACAGCTTTCCAA GCTCTGGATCAGTATCATTGTATGAGGTAGAAAGATGTCAACAGCTATCTGCTACAA TACTTACAGATCATCAATATTTGGAGCGGACACCACTGTGTGCCATTTTGAAACAAAAAGCTCCTCAACAATATCGCATCCGAGCAAAATTGAGGTCATATAAGCCCAGAAGACTATTTCAGTCTGTTAAACTTCATTGCCCTAAATGTCATTTACT GCAAGAAGTTCCACGTGAGGGTGATTTGGATATAATTTTGCAGGATGGTGCAACTAAAACCCCAGATGTCAAGCTTCAAAATACAGCATTATACGATTCAAAAATCTGGACcactaaaaatcaaaaaggacGAAAAGTAGCAgttcattttgtgaaaaataatggTATTCTCCCACTTTCAAATGAATGTCTACTTTTGATAGAAG GAGGTACACTCAGTGAAATTTGCAAACTCTCGAACAAGTTTAATAGTGTAATTCCTGTGAGATCTGGCCACGAAGACCTGGAACTTTTGGACCTTTCAGCACCATTTCTTATACAAGGAACAATACATCACTATgg aTGTAAGCAGTGTTCTAGTTTGAGATCCATACAAAATCTAAATTCGTTGGTCGATAAAACATCGTGGATTCCTTCTTCTGTGGCAGAAG TACTGGGTATTGTACCCCTCCAATATGTGTTTGTTATGACATTTACACTTGATGATGGAACAGGAGTACTAGAAGCCTATCTCATGGATTCT gACAAATTCTTCCAGATCCCAGCATCAGAAGTTCTAATGGATGATGACCTTCAGAAAAGTATGGATATGATCATGGATATGTTTTGTCCTCCAGGAATAAAAATTG atgcATATCCGTGGTTGGAATGCTTCATCAAGTCATACAATGTCACAAATGGAACGGACAATCAAATTTGCTATCAGATTTTTGACACCACAGTTGCAGAAGATGTAATCTAA